One window of the Candidatus Izemoplasmatales bacterium genome contains the following:
- a CDS encoding DUF1700 domain-containing protein produces MNRYEFLYRLDKALTGISPTEKAEIVRYYEELIQDARDSGDDETDFIDRLGSVETIVRTIRKDEGFVTNVREKKDFQLRKVFDITVRIAAYALFGLFVIVAGSLAFSFLVSGVSLVFTAIVAYFRDSVADPTTATLMMYAGGALIGAGLFLAGIWGFKTLIRASKGLIEKSLEFVEKIRKKIGELK; encoded by the coding sequence ATGAACAGGTACGAATTTCTCTACAGGCTCGACAAGGCGCTGACCGGGATCTCCCCGACGGAGAAGGCGGAGATCGTGCGCTACTACGAAGAGCTGATCCAGGACGCTCGCGACTCGGGCGACGACGAAACCGACTTCATCGATCGACTCGGTTCGGTCGAGACGATCGTCCGCACGATCCGAAAGGACGAAGGGTTCGTCACCAACGTCAGGGAGAAGAAGGATTTCCAGCTCCGGAAGGTCTTCGACATCACCGTCAGAATCGCCGCGTACGCGCTCTTCGGCCTGTTCGTGATCGTCGCCGGATCGCTCGCCTTCTCGTTCCTCGTAAGCGGCGTCTCGCTCGTCTTCACCGCGATCGTCGCCTATTTCCGCGACTCCGTCGCCGACCCCACGACCGCCACCCTGATGATGTACGCCGGGGGCGCCCTGATCGGCGCCGGTCTGTTCCTCGCCGGAATCTGGGGGTTCAAAACGCTGATCCGGGCCTCGAAGGGCCTGATCGAGAAAAGTCTCGAATTCGTTGAAAAAATCAGAAAGAAGATCGGAGAACTGAAATGA
- a CDS encoding DUF4097 family beta strand repeat-containing protein: protein MKILGRISLGIFLVGLGLVIAGLIAGGTGAFHRLTDDDFILVDETYDVGTLELVKLVFANKRIDVVPSETDQIRIVYYETAEDPVVVTEDATSLAFEEELDFGFEWFDFQWLWPISPEYYGCTLYLPADAVLSLDLTTSNGGIDIAGMTALTGIDAYTSNGEINLLDVDVAGDLEMVSSNGAFDVENVTAFGKVTFRTSNGKISIDGLVALGEVVLKTSNGPVDVDGLVADDLEVDTSNGRIDVAIVGDYAHYRILMETSNGDMYIDGEEKNDGRYNTSLEPTIDLDTSNGDVRLNFID from the coding sequence ATGAAAATCCTTGGTAGAATCTCACTCGGCATCTTCCTCGTCGGTCTCGGTCTCGTGATCGCCGGTCTCATCGCCGGCGGCACCGGCGCCTTCCACCGTCTCACCGACGACGACTTCATCCTCGTCGACGAAACCTACGACGTCGGCACCCTCGAACTCGTCAAGCTCGTCTTCGCCAACAAGCGCATCGACGTGGTCCCGTCGGAGACGGACCAGATCCGGATCGTCTACTACGAGACCGCCGAGGATCCCGTCGTCGTCACCGAAGACGCGACCTCGCTTGCGTTCGAGGAGGAACTCGACTTCGGCTTCGAATGGTTCGACTTCCAGTGGCTCTGGCCGATCTCGCCGGAATACTACGGCTGCACCCTGTACCTGCCAGCCGACGCCGTCCTCTCCCTCGACTTGACGACGTCCAACGGCGGCATCGACATCGCCGGCATGACCGCCCTCACCGGGATCGACGCGTACACCTCCAATGGCGAGATCAACCTTCTGGACGTCGACGTCGCCGGGGATCTCGAGATGGTCTCCAGCAACGGCGCGTTCGACGTCGAAAACGTCACGGCCTTCGGGAAGGTCACCTTCCGCACCTCCAACGGAAAGATCAGCATCGACGGTCTCGTCGCCCTGGGCGAGGTCGTTCTGAAGACCTCGAACGGTCCCGTCGATGTCGACGGCCTCGTCGCCGACGACCTCGAGGTCGACACCTCGAACGGCCGCATCGACGTCGCGATCGTGGGCGATTACGCCCACTACCGGATCCTGATGGAGACGTCGAACGGGGACATGTACATCGACGGCGAGGAGAAGAACGACGGCCGCTACAACACGTCCCTGGAGCCGACGATCGACCTCGACACCTCGAACGGCGACGTTCGTCTGAACTTCATCGACTAA
- a CDS encoding PadR family transcriptional regulator: MKKGFLELLVLASLKSAASYGYKIIQDVSGIIEISESTLYPILKRLESQGFVDTFTEEYNSRLRRYYRITAAGVAKLRESRADFEETKRIYDYILSEGGRS, encoded by the coding sequence TTGAAAAAAGGCTTTCTCGAACTGCTCGTGCTCGCCTCGCTCAAGAGCGCCGCGTCGTACGGATACAAGATCATCCAGGACGTGTCGGGAATCATCGAAATCTCCGAATCGACGCTCTATCCCATCCTGAAGCGGCTCGAAAGCCAGGGATTCGTCGATACCTTCACCGAGGAGTACAACTCGCGGCTTCGCCGCTACTACCGCATCACGGCGGCCGGCGTCGCGAAACTCCGCGAATCGCGCGCGGACTTCGAAGAGACCAAGCGCATCTATGATTACATTCTGTCCGAGGGGGGACGTTCATGA